From a single Nakaseomyces glabratus chromosome H, complete sequence genomic region:
- a CDS encoding uncharacterized protein (CAGL0H01947g~Ortholog(s) have cytoplasm, nucleus localization), with protein sequence MERLNSLERSLPPEQPPTEKAIATLNSELSQEFKLAANSVTKLYRLANERASLVRHQGYLDCVEDVLSLIDGSTGSNGSNGSKEPTVEDIREWCLKRRQEMLSSKDGRVDSHRSDGRGGQGRVAPKVDFHLQKSFLGKTEVPQGGKIEVPTFKLGKPPLSVEHHARPGRRRQLNTPAATNTTFTSTPNNENSEMHESVPKKPKL encoded by the coding sequence ATGGAGAGGTTGAACAGTTTGGAGAGGAGTCTGCCCCCGGAGCAGCCGCCCACGGAGAAGGCTATTGCGACGCTGAACTCTGAGCTGTCGCAGGAGTTCAAGCTGGCGGCGAACTCTGTGACGAAGCTGTACCGGCTGGCGAACGAGCGTGCGAGTCTGGTGAGGCACCAGGGGTACTTGGACTGTGTGGAGGACGTGCTGTCGCTGATAGACGGTAGCACCGGTAGTAATGGCAGTAATGGTAGCAAGGAACCGACGGTGGAGGATATACGGGAGTGGTGCCTCAAGCGCAGACAAGAAATGCTTTCTTCCAAGGATGGCCGTGTGGATAGTCACAGAAGTGACGGCCGCGGGGGACAAGGCCGAGTGGCCCCCAAGGTGGATTTCCACTTGCAAAAGAGCTTTCTGGGCAAGACAGAGGTGCCGCAGGGTGGCAAGATCGAGGTGCCGACATTCAAGCTGGGTAAGCCACCGTTGAGCGTGGAGCACCACGCACGCCCAGGACGGCGGCGCCAGCTAAATACACCTGCGGCAACGAACACAACGTTTACATCTACACCTAACAACGAGAACTCAGAGATGCATGAATCGGTTCCTAAGAAACCGAAGTTATAG
- the YNG2 gene encoding histone acetyltransferase YNG2 (CAGL0H02035g~Ortholog(s) have histone acetyltransferase activity, methylated histone binding activity) — protein sequence MDPSLLLDQMLQDVSNLPAEFRYMLEEVGLEDEQCLELRKRYQQKEGILHKYIKQNGSLAANPKEDELLAEVEQSMAQVRELQEEKCQRANTILFLVSRHLNKLQQNIIMLEEDGLLAPAEDEMESGPDFSRESSVVGSTVSERKRKAASEDHPRRKKQSRSMSNTHREKSYNKGDDTADVKSPASTEREGTLDLQNYQEELFSSMNDNEKEDQNLYCFCQRVSFGEMVACDGPNCKYEWFHYECVNLTEPPKGTWYCPDCKQEMSKKLKKKKQ from the coding sequence ATGGATCCCAGTTTGCTGCTGGATCAGATGCTGCAGGATGTGTCTAACCTGCCGGCGGAGTTCAGGTACATGCTGGAGGAGGTAGGGCTGGAGGACGAGCAGTGTTTGGAGCTGCGGAAGCGGTACCAGCAGAAGGAGGGCATTCTACACAAGTACATCAAGCAGAACGGGTCGCTGGCGGCGAACCCCAAGGAGGACGAGCTGTTGGCGGAGGTCGAGCAGAGCATGGCGCAGGTGCGCGAGTTGCAAGAGGAGAAGTGCCAGCGGGCGAACACGATCCTGTTCCTGGTGAGCCGGCATTTGAACAAGCTGCAGCAGAATATCATCATGCTCGAGGAGGACGGGCTGCTGGCGCCTGCGGAGGACGAGATGGAGAGCGGGCCGGACTTCTCCAGGGAGAGCTCCGTGGTCGGGTCTACAGTCTCTGAGCGCAAGCGCAAAGCCGCGTCCGAGGACCACCCACGGCGGAAGAAGCAGTCCCGCTCGATGTCCAACACCCACAGAGAGAAGAGCTACAACAAGGGCGACGACACAGCCGACGTCAAGTCGCCTGCCTCCACCGAGAGGGAAGGCACACTGGACCTGCAAAACTACCAGGAGGAGCTCTTCTCCAGCATGAACGACAACGAGAAGGAGGACCAGAACCTGTACTGTTTCTGCCAGCGCGTATCCTTCGGCGAGATGGTCGCGTGCGATGGCCCAAACTGTAAGTACGAGTGGTTCCACTACGAGTGTGTCAACCTGACAGAGCCTCCTAAGGGCACCTGGTACTGCCCAGACTGCAAACAAGAAATGTCCAAGAAactaaagaagaagaagcaataa
- the GAR1 gene encoding H/ACA snoRNP pseudouridylase subunit GAR1 (CAGL0H02057g~Ortholog(s) have box H/ACA snoRNA binding activity, role in cellular response to drug, snRNA pseudouridine synthesis and box H/ACA snoRNP complex localization), with protein sequence MSFRGGFRGGRGGSRGGFGGRGGARGGRPIQQGPPDTVLEMGEFMHPCEGDVVCRSINTKVPYFNAPIYLENKTQVGKVDEILGPLNEVYFTIKCGEGVQATSFKEGDKFYIAPDKLLPIERFIPKPKVAGPPKPKNKKKRSGAPAGRGGARGGFGGRGGSRGGFGGRGGSRGGFGGRGGSRGGFGGRGGSRGGFGGRGGSRGGFGGRGGSRGGFGGRGGRS encoded by the coding sequence ATGAGTTTTAGAGGCGGTTTCAGAGGCGGTCGTGGAGGTTCCAGAGGAGGTTTCGGTGGCCGTGGTGGTGCCAGAGGTGGCAGACCAATCCAGCAAGGTCCACCAGACACTGTGCTAGAGATGGGTGAGTTTATGCATCCATGTGAGGGCGATGTTGTGTGCAGGTCTATAAATACCAAGGTGCCATACTTCAATGCCCCAATATATCTAGAGAACAAGACTCAGGTCGGTAAGGTGGACGAGATTCTAGGTCCATTGAACGAAGTCTATTTCACAATCAAGTGTGGCGAAGGTGTCCAAGCGACAAGTTTCAAAGAAGGTGACAAGTTCTACATTGCCCCAGACAAACTACTGCCAATTGAGAGATTCATTCCTAAGCCAAAGGTAGCCGGCCCACCAAAAccaaagaacaagaagaagagatcTGGTGCACCAGCTGGTAGAGGCGGTGCTAGAGGTGGATTCGGTGGCCGTGGTGGCTCCAGAGGTGGCTTCGGTGGTCGTGGTGGCTCCAGAGGTGGCTTCGGTGGCCGTGGTGGTTCCAGAGGTGGCTTCGGTGGCCGTGGTGGTTCCAGAGGTGGCTTCGGTGGTCGTGGCGGCTCCAGAGGTGGCTTTGGTGGTCGTGGCGGTTCCAGAGGTGGTTTTGGTGGCCGTGGTGGTAGAAGTTAG